One window of Metamycoplasma arthritidis genomic DNA carries:
- the infB gene encoding translation initiation factor IF-2 — protein MAKNTNKRRSNVEHIKKQLVSGETKLQDGVFVFHGPLTVSELATKIKKTPAQILTFYFKKGLIRNINTSLNEEEIAELCLEFGFDFRKEDSVDAQNFLDKLQIIDDPNDLVKRPPIVTIMGHVDHGKTTLIDHIRKSNIQGGEFGGITQHTGAYQITFKGDKITFLDTPGHEAFTEMRSRGAKVTDIVVIVVAADDGVKPQTIEAIDHAKAAGVPIIVFVNKMDKPGADPEKVKSQLSEANVICEEWGGDVQFVYGSALANQNIDSLLEAIFLQADLLNLKANLNRDPIGTIIESKVDRGKGVVATIIVENGTLIPRDFIVAGSQYGNIRSIYSVEGKLLDKALPGTPCVITGLNKNPQAGDKFIALSDEKFAKKIASEKSYLDKQRELNAKNSISISSDLKAVNVIIKTDVQGTAEAIKNTISKIKNNEVAVNVIRAIAGEITKADVILAEASNARIYLFNNDSLSPEVKSLAEQKGIKIQRHNIIYKIVEELNALVKTLKEPVYEEKLIGEAKVLQLFYYSKVGTIAGCMVEVGQVKEFCKVEVIRKNKAIFKGTISSLRRGANDVKVVEKGFDFGTHIKDFDKIEVDDTLKFYEDVLKEDDHN, from the coding sequence ATGGCAAAAAACACAAATAAAAGAAGATCAAACGTTGAACACATTAAAAAACAATTAGTCAGTGGTGAAACCAAACTCCAAGATGGGGTATTTGTTTTTCACGGACCTTTAACAGTATCAGAGTTAGCTACCAAGATTAAAAAAACCCCTGCCCAAATTTTGACTTTTTACTTTAAGAAAGGGTTAATTCGCAATATCAATACATCTTTAAACGAAGAAGAAATTGCCGAACTTTGTTTAGAATTTGGCTTCGATTTTCGTAAAGAAGATTCGGTTGATGCCCAAAACTTTTTAGATAAATTGCAAATCATTGATGATCCTAATGACTTAGTAAAAAGACCTCCAATTGTTACTATTATGGGACATGTTGATCATGGTAAAACAACATTAATTGACCACATTAGAAAATCTAATATTCAAGGTGGCGAGTTTGGTGGTATTACCCAACACACTGGGGCTTATCAAATAACTTTTAAAGGCGATAAAATTACTTTCCTAGATACTCCTGGCCACGAAGCTTTTACTGAAATGCGTTCGCGGGGTGCCAAAGTAACCGATATTGTTGTTATTGTAGTAGCGGCTGATGATGGAGTTAAACCACAAACCATTGAGGCAATTGATCATGCAAAAGCTGCCGGAGTGCCAATTATTGTCTTCGTTAACAAAATGGACAAACCTGGAGCTGATCCCGAAAAAGTTAAAAGCCAATTAAGTGAAGCCAATGTTATTTGTGAAGAATGAGGCGGAGATGTTCAATTTGTTTATGGATCAGCTCTTGCTAATCAAAATATTGATTCACTATTAGAAGCAATTTTTCTCCAAGCGGATCTACTAAATCTAAAAGCAAACCTAAATCGTGATCCTATTGGCACAATTATTGAATCAAAAGTCGATCGTGGCAAAGGTGTAGTTGCTACTATTATCGTTGAAAATGGTACACTAATCCCCCGTGATTTTATTGTAGCCGGTAGCCAATACGGAAATATTAGAAGCATTTATTCAGTTGAAGGTAAATTGTTAGACAAAGCCTTGCCAGGTACTCCTTGTGTTATTACCGGACTTAATAAAAATCCACAAGCTGGGGATAAGTTTATTGCCTTAAGTGATGAAAAATTTGCTAAAAAAATCGCTTCAGAAAAATCTTATCTTGATAAACAACGTGAACTTAATGCCAAAAACTCAATTTCTATTTCAAGCGATTTAAAAGCTGTTAATGTCATTATTAAAACTGACGTTCAAGGTACAGCTGAAGCAATCAAAAACACAATTAGTAAAATTAAAAATAATGAAGTTGCTGTCAATGTTATTAGAGCAATAGCTGGTGAGATTACTAAAGCCGATGTTATCTTGGCCGAAGCTTCTAATGCAAGAATTTACTTATTTAATAATGATTCACTTAGCCCTGAAGTTAAATCTTTAGCTGAACAAAAAGGTATTAAAATTCAACGTCATAATATCATTTATAAAATAGTAGAAGAGTTAAACGCTCTTGTTAAAACTCTAAAAGAACCAGTTTATGAAGAAAAATTAATTGGTGAAGCAAAAGTATTGCAACTATTTTATTACTCAAAAGTTGGAACAATTGCAGGCTGCATGGTTGAAGTTGGACAAGTTAAAGAATTTTGTAAAGTTGAAGTTATTAGGAAAAATAAAGCAATTTTTAAGGGGACAATTTCTTCACTAAGAAGAGGCGCTAACGATGTAAAAGTGGTTGAAAAGGGCTTTGATTTCGGTACTCATATCAAAGACTTTGATAAAATAGAAGTAGATGATACATTAAAATTTTATGAGGATGTTTTAAAAGAAGATGACCACAATTAA
- the rbfA gene encoding 30S ribosome-binding factor RbfA, producing the protein MTTINHERKTSLLLQLIGESFYELQDFDVTNIAINDVILSNDGSHAKVYVTFFKDKERYFEKITKMAPFIRSVVAKSWKYKKLPELVFLIDTVEPSARKIEKILDNIKNQ; encoded by the coding sequence ATGACCACAATTAATCACGAACGTAAAACTAGCCTACTACTTCAACTTATTGGCGAAAGTTTTTACGAACTTCAAGATTTCGATGTTACTAACATTGCTATTAACGACGTAATCTTGTCAAACGATGGTTCACATGCCAAAGTTTATGTAACTTTTTTCAAAGACAAAGAACGATATTTTGAAAAAATTACTAAAATGGCGCCTTTTATTCGCTCAGTCGTAGCTAAAAGCTGAAAATATAAAAAACTGCCTGAATTAGTGTTTCTAATTGATACAGTTGAGCCAAGTGCTAGAAAAATCGAAAAAATTCTAGACAATATTAAAAATCAATAA
- the mnmG gene encoding tRNA uridine-5-carboxymethylaminomethyl(34) synthesis enzyme MnmG: protein MNKTYDAIVIGGGHAGIEAAYALAKRAFNVALITLNINRLAMLPCNPSIGGSAKGIITREIDALGGMQGYFADLAMIQIKMLNTSKGPAVWSLRAQIDKEKYCQIILDDIKKQSNITLIEDEVVDLIVNENQCHGVVTKENGNISAKVVVMTTGVYMNSRILRGTDIKYDGPDGEKTSSSLSKNLMKYGFEILRLKTGTPCRIYTDSIDFSKVEKEQLDKNELSFSSHSNVKLDEQTCCFLTHTTAKTKEIILNNLDKSSLYSGIIIGIGPRYCPSVEDKIVRFQEKETHHIFFEPETAKGDIMYINGLSTSMPESVQDQMIASIPGLEKARVQKYGYAIEYDAINPLNLYKSLESKTLSNFFSAGQPNGTSGYEEAAAQGLIAGINAANKLDKMPMMEIKRSSAYIGVLIDDIVTKGTNEPYRMLTSRAEYRLLLRNDNVDERLSQYAFENKMISAQSYNKVLDKYKLINNEIQKLKDEYVSSNSELAKKYNVTSGVSKLKLLANPAVDPKDILGNDFPYLDEITIQVRLFGYLKKQESAAEKMFRLEKLKLPIDLDYNLVENLATEARQKLNQIKPTTIGQASRISGINPADIQMLMYYLNNRKK, encoded by the coding sequence ATGAATAAAACTTATGATGCCATCGTTATCGGTGGCGGTCATGCCGGCATAGAAGCAGCTTACGCACTTGCTAAGCGTGCTTTTAATGTGGCTTTAATAACACTAAATATTAACAGATTAGCTATGCTACCTTGCAATCCCTCAATTGGAGGCTCTGCTAAGGGAATTATTACTCGTGAAATTGATGCACTTGGCGGAATGCAAGGCTATTTTGCTGACCTTGCAATGATCCAAATTAAAATGCTTAATACCTCAAAAGGACCTGCAGTGTGGTCTTTGAGAGCACAAATAGATAAAGAAAAATATTGCCAAATTATTCTAGATGATATTAAAAAACAATCTAACATCACTTTAATTGAAGATGAAGTGGTTGATTTAATAGTTAATGAAAACCAATGCCATGGTGTTGTTACAAAAGAAAATGGCAATATTAGCGCCAAAGTTGTTGTAATGACCACTGGCGTTTATATGAATTCGCGAATTTTGCGTGGCACAGATATTAAATACGATGGGCCAGATGGTGAAAAAACAAGTTCTAGCCTTTCTAAAAATTTAATGAAATATGGTTTTGAAATTTTAAGACTAAAAACAGGAACTCCTTGTCGAATATATACAGATAGTATTGACTTCTCTAAAGTTGAAAAAGAACAACTGGACAAAAATGAACTTTCATTTTCAAGTCATAGCAACGTTAAACTAGATGAGCAAACATGTTGTTTTCTAACCCACACAACAGCTAAAACAAAAGAAATAATTCTCAACAATTTAGACAAAAGTTCGCTTTACTCAGGGATTATTATCGGCATTGGCCCTCGCTATTGCCCTAGTGTTGAAGATAAAATTGTGCGTTTTCAAGAAAAAGAAACTCATCATATCTTTTTCGAACCAGAAACTGCTAAAGGCGACATTATGTATATTAATGGTTTGTCAACTTCAATGCCAGAAAGTGTTCAAGATCAAATGATTGCTTCCATTCCTGGCCTAGAAAAAGCTAGAGTTCAAAAATACGGATATGCAATTGAATATGACGCCATTAATCCCTTAAACTTGTATAAATCACTCGAATCCAAAACCTTATCTAACTTCTTTTCAGCTGGGCAGCCTAATGGTACTAGTGGCTACGAAGAAGCAGCAGCACAAGGTTTGATTGCCGGAATTAACGCTGCTAATAAGCTAGATAAGATGCCTATGATGGAAATTAAAAGATCCTCAGCTTACATTGGAGTTTTAATAGATGACATTGTAACAAAAGGCACAAATGAACCTTATCGTATGCTAACATCACGTGCCGAATATCGTCTTTTATTAAGAAATGATAATGTTGATGAAAGACTTAGTCAATATGCTTTTGAAAACAAAATGATTAGCGCCCAATCTTATAATAAAGTTCTTGACAAATATAAATTAATTAACAATGAAATTCAAAAACTTAAAGATGAATATGTTTCATCAAATAGTGAACTTGCCAAAAAATACAACGTAACTTCAGGAGTTTCTAAACTAAAATTGCTAGCTAATCCTGCCGTTGATCCAAAAGATATTTTGGGAAATGACTTTCCATACCTTGATGAAATAACAATTCAAGTAAGGTTATTTGGTTATTTAAAAAAACAAGAGTCAGCGGCCGAAAAGATGTTTAGATTAGAAAAATTAAAACTCCCTATTGACCTTGACTATAACTTAGTAGAAAATTTAGCGACTGAAGCTAGACAAAAACTTAATCAAATTAAACCAACAACTATTGGTCAAGCCTCACGAATTAGTGGCATTAACCCAGCAGACATTCAAATGTTGATGTATTATTTAAATAACCGGAAAAAATAA
- a CDS encoding 23S rRNA (pseudouridine(1915)-N(3))-methyltransferase RlmH: MKLNIIAVGALTKEYKTLYEIYNKKVSFFSTINLIEIKEVTEPNIELKIKKETKLILEKIPKNSKVFYMSLTGKKMKSEEFASLLCEDNLTFIIGGSNGVEEKYFDNKICFSDLTFPHQLFRVILIEQIYRGFAINNNIKYHK; encoded by the coding sequence ATGAAACTAAACATTATTGCAGTTGGCGCTTTAACAAAAGAATATAAAACTTTATATGAAATCTACAATAAAAAGGTTTCATTTTTTTCTACTATTAATTTAATCGAAATTAAAGAAGTTACTGAACCTAACATTGAATTAAAAATTAAAAAAGAAACTAAACTCATTTTAGAAAAAATTCCTAAAAATTCCAAAGTTTTTTATATGTCACTTACTGGTAAAAAAATGAAAAGTGAAGAATTTGCTTCATTATTATGTGAGGACAACTTGACTTTTATAATTGGTGGTAGTAACGGCGTTGAAGAAAAGTATTTTGACAATAAAATTTGCTTCTCTGATTTAACATTCCCTCATCAGCTTTTTCGAGTAATTCTAATTGAGCAAATTTATCGTGGTTTTGCCATTAACAATAATATTAAATACCACAAATAG
- a CDS encoding variable surface lipoprotein — protein MKKSLKFLLGILSTSPLVALPLVVASCGKTITEFKFDEALKSKKPSEIKQSDFTTPTGASNVQLKASDKLGVLVITYKLNSETKTHLITGFAGEVKSTIEAIDKVGGKIWGDKITVPKGAVEKFKHYMGRGFLQVEGSFKEEDNGKMKVKIADKEYKVIAEPTLKLPKALTIGSPKEGSTTDFNASVSVKNKTTFEADKKIVLEYTLVLYYGGQKYAVKTYKAEIPFELSEN, from the coding sequence ATGAAAAAATCATTGAAATTCCTACTAGGAATACTTTCGACATCCCCATTAGTAGCATTGCCTTTAGTAGTTGCTTCTTGTGGTAAAACAATCACCGAATTTAAATTTGATGAAGCTTTAAAATCAAAAAAACCTTCTGAAATTAAGCAATCAGATTTTACAACTCCTACTGGAGCAAGCAACGTGCAACTTAAAGCAAGTGACAAATTGGGTGTTCTTGTTATTACATATAAACTTAATAGTGAAACAAAAACTCACCTTATTACTGGTTTTGCTGGCGAAGTTAAGTCAACTATTGAAGCAATTGACAAAGTTGGCGGCAAAATTTGAGGCGATAAAATCACCGTTCCTAAAGGCGCTGTAGAAAAATTCAAACACTACATGGGAAGAGGCTTTTTACAAGTCGAAGGATCTTTCAAAGAAGAAGACAATGGTAAAATGAAAGTTAAAATTGCAGATAAAGAATATAAAGTTATCGCAGAACCAACTTTAAAATTACCTAAAGCTCTAACAATTGGATCGCCAAAAGAAGGTTCAACTACCGATTTTAATGCTTCTGTTTCAGTTAAAAACAAAACAACATTTGAAGCTGACAAAAAAATTGTTCTTGAGTATACATTAGTACTTTACTACGGTGGGCAAAAATACGCAGTTAAGACTTACAAAGCTGAAATCCCATTTGAATTGTCGGAAAACTAA
- a CDS encoding lipoprotein 17-related variable surface protein, with amino-acid sequence MKKSRKALSLLLASVLGTTLFATSVVAAACDNEEKPTPPAENPLDKANESVTLSVEGKETKKASEVKKEDVKASGFDESKFQLTVDSITAEDTKLKVKYTLKSLADNSTKEFEKTIEGFLPETPAENPLDKANESVTLSVEGKETKKASEVKKEDVKASGFDESKFQLTVDSITAEDTKLKVKYTLKSLADNSTKEFEKTIEGFLPETPAENPLDKANESVTLSVEGKETKKASEVKKEDVKASGFDESKFQLTVDSITAEDTKLKVKYTLKSLADNSTKEFEKTIEGFLPETPAENPLDKANESVTLSVEGKETKKASEVKKEDVKASGFDESKFQLTVDSITAEDTKLKVKYTLKSLADNSTKEFEKTIEGFLPETPAENPLDKANESVTLSVEGKETKKASEVKKEDVKASGFDESKFQLTVDSITAEDTKLKVKYTLKSLADNSTKEFEKTIEGFLPETPAENPLDKANESVTLSVEGKETKKASEVKKEDVKASGFDESKFQLTVDSITAEDTKLKVKYTLKSLADNSTKEFEKTIEGFLPETPAENPLDKANESVTLSVEGKETKKASEVKKEDVKASGFDESKFQLTVDSITAEDTKLKVKYTLKSLADNSTKEFEKTIEGFLPETPAENPLDKANESVTLSVEGKETKKASEVKKEDVKASGFDESKFQLTVDSITAEDTKLKVKYTLKSLADNSTKEFEKTIEGFLPETPAENPLDKANESVTLSVEGKETKKASEVKKEDVKASGFDESKFQLTVDSITAEDTKLKVKYTLKSLADNSTKEFEKTIEGFLPETPAENPLDKANESVTLSVEGKETKKASEVKKEDVKASGFDESKFQLTVDSITAEDTKLKVKYTLKSLADNSTKEFEKTIEGFLPETPAENPLDKANESVTLSVEGKETKKASEVKKEDVKASGFDESKFQLTVDSITAEDTKLKVKYTLKSLADNSTKEFEKTIEGFLPETPAENPLDKANESVTLSVEGKETKKASEVKKEDVKASGFDESKFQLTVDSITAEDTKLKVKYTLKSLADNSTKEFEKTIEGFLPETPAVPGSPR; translated from the coding sequence ATGAAGAAATCAAGAAAAGCACTTAGTTTGTTATTGGCTAGTGTTTTGGGAACGACTTTATTTGCAACTTCGGTAGTAGCTGCTGCTTGTGATAATGAAGAAAAGCCTACACCTCCAGCAGAAAATCCATTAGACAAAGCAAATGAAAGTGTTACTTTATCTGTTGAAGGTAAAGAAACTAAAAAAGCTTCAGAAGTTAAAAAAGAAGATGTTAAGGCATCAGGATTTGATGAAAGTAAATTCCAATTAACCGTTGACAGCATCACTGCCGAAGACACAAAGTTAAAAGTTAAATACACTCTAAAAAGCCTTGCTGACAATAGCACAAAAGAATTTGAAAAAACTATTGAAGGTTTTCTACCTGAAACTCCAGCAGAAAATCCATTAGACAAAGCAAATGAAAGTGTTACTTTATCTGTTGAAGGTAAAGAAACTAAAAAAGCTTCAGAAGTTAAAAAAGAAGATGTTAAGGCATCAGGATTTGATGAAAGTAAATTCCAATTAACCGTTGACAGCATCACTGCCGAAGACACAAAGTTAAAAGTTAAATACACTCTAAAAAGCCTTGCTGACAATAGCACAAAAGAATTTGAAAAAACTATTGAAGGTTTTCTACCTGAAACTCCAGCAGAAAATCCATTAGACAAAGCAAATGAAAGTGTTACTTTATCTGTTGAAGGTAAAGAAACTAAAAAAGCTTCAGAAGTTAAAAAAGAAGATGTTAAGGCATCAGGATTTGATGAAAGTAAATTCCAATTAACCGTTGACAGCATCACTGCCGAAGACACAAAGTTAAAAGTTAAATACACTCTAAAAAGCCTTGCTGACAATAGCACAAAAGAATTTGAAAAAACTATTGAAGGTTTTCTACCTGAAACTCCAGCAGAAAATCCATTAGACAAAGCAAATGAAAGTGTTACTTTATCTGTTGAAGGTAAAGAAACTAAAAAAGCTTCAGAAGTTAAAAAAGAAGATGTTAAGGCATCAGGATTTGATGAAAGTAAATTCCAATTAACCGTTGACAGCATCACTGCCGAAGACACAAAGTTAAAAGTTAAATACACTCTAAAAAGCCTTGCTGACAATAGCACAAAAGAATTTGAAAAAACTATTGAAGGTTTTCTACCTGAAACTCCAGCAGAAAATCCATTAGACAAAGCAAATGAAAGTGTTACTTTATCTGTTGAAGGTAAAGAAACTAAAAAAGCTTCAGAAGTTAAAAAAGAAGATGTTAAGGCATCAGGATTTGATGAAAGTAAATTCCAATTAACCGTTGACAGCATCACTGCCGAAGACACAAAGTTAAAAGTTAAATACACTCTAAAAAGCCTTGCTGACAATAGCACAAAAGAATTTGAAAAAACTATTGAAGGTTTTCTACCTGAAACTCCAGCAGAAAATCCATTAGACAAAGCAAATGAAAGTGTTACTTTATCTGTTGAAGGTAAAGAAACTAAAAAAGCTTCAGAAGTTAAAAAAGAAGATGTTAAGGCATCAGGATTTGATGAAAGTAAATTCCAATTAACCGTTGACAGCATCACTGCCGAAGACACAAAGTTAAAAGTTAAATACACTCTAAAAAGCCTTGCTGACAATAGCACAAAAGAATTTGAAAAAACTATTGAAGGTTTTCTACCTGAAACTCCAGCAGAAAATCCATTAGACAAAGCAAATGAAAGTGTTACTTTATCTGTTGAAGGTAAAGAAACTAAAAAAGCTTCAGAAGTTAAAAAAGAAGATGTTAAGGCATCAGGATTTGATGAAAGTAAATTCCAATTAACCGTTGACAGCATCACTGCCGAAGACACAAAGTTAAAAGTTAAATACACTCTAAAAAGCCTTGCTGACAATAGCACAAAAGAATTTGAAAAAACTATTGAAGGTTTTCTACCTGAAACTCCAGCAGAAAATCCATTAGACAAAGCAAATGAAAGTGTTACTTTATCTGTTGAAGGTAAAGAAACTAAAAAAGCTTCAGAAGTTAAAAAAGAAGATGTTAAGGCATCAGGATTTGATGAAAGTAAATTCCAATTAACCGTTGACAGCATCACTGCCGAAGACACAAAGTTAAAAGTTAAATACACTCTAAAAAGCCTTGCTGACAATAGCACAAAAGAATTTGAAAAAACTATTGAAGGTTTTCTACCTGAAACTCCAGCAGAAAATCCATTAGACAAAGCAAATGAAAGTGTTACTTTATCTGTTGAAGGTAAAGAAACTAAAAAAGCTTCAGAAGTTAAAAAAGAAGATGTTAAGGCATCAGGATTTGATGAAAGTAAATTCCAATTAACCGTTGACAGCATCACTGCCGAAGACACAAAGTTAAAAGTTAAATACACTCTAAAAAGCCTTGCTGACAATAGCACAAAAGAATTTGAAAAAACTATTGAAGGTTTTCTACCTGAAACTCCAGCAGAAAATCCATTAGACAAAGCAAATGAAAGTGTTACTTTATCTGTTGAAGGTAAAGAAACTAAAAAAGCTTCAGAAGTTAAAAAAGAAGATGTTAAGGCATCAGGATTTGATGAAAGTAAATTCCAATTAACCGTTGACAGCATCACTGCCGAAGACACAAAGTTAAAAGTTAAATACACTCTAAAAAGCCTTGCTGACAATAGCACAAAAGAATTTGAAAAAACTATTGAAGGTTTTCTACCTGAAACTCCAGCAGAAAATCCATTAGACAAAGCAAATGAAAGTGTTACTTTATCTGTTGAAGGTAAAGAAACTAAAAAAGCTTCAGAAGTTAAAAAAGAAGATGTTAAGGCATCAGGATTTGATGAAAGTAAATTCCAATTAACCGTTGACAGCATCACTGCCGAAGACACAAAGTTAAAAGTTAAATACACTCTAAAAAGCCTTGCTGACAATAGCACAAAAGAATTTGAAAAAACTATTGAAGGTTTTCTACCTGAAACTCCAGCAGAAAATCCATTAGACAAAGCAAATGAAAGTGTTACTTTATCTGTTGAAGGTAAAGAAACTAAAAAAGCTTCAGAAGTTAAAAAAGAAGATGTTAAGGCATCAGGATTTGATGAAAGTAAATTCCAATTAACCGTTGACAGCATCACTGCCGAAGACACAAAGTTAAAAGTTAAATACACTCTAAAAAGCCTTGCTGACAATAGCACAAAAGAATTTGAAAAAACTATTGAAGGTTTTCTACCTGAAACTCCAGCAGTTCCTGGCTCGCCTCGTTAA
- a CDS encoding phosphotransferase translates to MKEEIGKVIEDIEKVFGKKVANSISNVRFFHEGFHSKTYIGKLNNETWVQIRIPKHNIEINYANEELISAHFKNYLHVKDGYLIKRWFPGQDLFKLRLDDENLQNSIMQSVESLQKINVKGVTKFDWLAYNTTDKKYLELVKKYENEGLVLAHNNIKRHNVLVNKQGYIKLIDFEFAAYNSRYTDPVTLHLFLGIDKQKIVDFFNLDSTVFDDYVYLIKMFSQEAYKHTYAKLAGPSSKIYESLAKLQQKDYTISNRFIIQKYHNQFDNRLDLKELEAFYFVPACIYEDNERIIWKWLSCHPVEAITIRQMKVLAYSLRTLHDSNVKFPSFILKEKVAWYIKNIDPTTLLKDMGSKERIDQILEWINKIEPDANCHNDLSLNNIFFTDNFNLYIVDWSVAYRNNRLLDIAFMLENTNANKIVETWFWKTYGLEKPKDFYKYQIIAHFVAYLYNRILTVDYSQAEINIKRIKEIFASLEKRKAKK, encoded by the coding sequence ATGAAAGAAGAAATTGGCAAAGTTATTGAGGATATTGAAAAAGTCTTCGGCAAAAAAGTTGCTAATAGTATTAGTAATGTTAGATTTTTTCACGAAGGATTTCATAGCAAAACTTACATTGGTAAACTAAATAACGAAACATGAGTGCAAATTCGAATCCCCAAACACAATATTGAAATCAACTATGCTAACGAAGAATTAATTTCTGCTCATTTTAAAAATTATTTACATGTTAAAGATGGATATTTAATTAAAAGATGATTCCCTGGACAAGATCTTTTTAAACTTCGCCTTGATGATGAAAACTTGCAAAATAGCATCATGCAAAGTGTTGAAAGTTTGCAAAAAATCAATGTAAAGGGAGTAACTAAATTTGATTGATTAGCTTACAATACTACTGATAAAAAATACTTAGAATTAGTGAAAAAATACGAAAATGAAGGCCTTGTTCTAGCTCATAACAATATCAAAAGGCATAATGTTTTAGTCAATAAACAAGGTTATATCAAACTAATTGATTTTGAATTCGCCGCTTATAATTCAAGATATACTGATCCCGTGACTTTGCATCTCTTTTTAGGAATTGATAAGCAAAAAATTGTTGATTTTTTTAACCTAGATAGTACAGTTTTTGATGATTATGTTTATTTAATCAAAATGTTTAGTCAAGAAGCTTACAAGCACACTTATGCCAAATTAGCAGGTCCTAGTTCAAAAATTTATGAATCACTTGCAAAACTGCAACAAAAAGATTACACAATTTCTAACCGCTTCATTATCCAAAAATATCACAACCAATTTGACAACCGCCTTGATCTAAAAGAATTAGAAGCTTTTTACTTTGTACCAGCTTGTATTTACGAAGATAATGAAAGAATTATTTGAAAATGACTAAGCTGCCATCCCGTTGAAGCAATTACAATAAGACAAATGAAAGTGTTAGCTTATTCACTAAGAACATTACATGATTCTAATGTCAAATTTCCATCATTTATTCTAAAAGAAAAAGTGGCTTGATATATTAAAAATATTGATCCAACTACTTTACTAAAGGATATGGGTTCAAAAGAAAGAATTGACCAAATTCTTGAGTGAATTAATAAAATTGAACCTGACGCCAATTGCCACAACGACCTTAGTTTAAATAACATCTTTTTTACCGACAATTTCAATCTCTATATCGTAGATTGATCAGTTGCTTATCGTAACAATCGCCTTTTAGATATTGCTTTTATGTTAGAAAATACCAATGCTAATAAAATCGTTGAAACTTGATTTTGAAAAACTTACGGCCTTGAAAAACCAAAGGATTTTTATAAATATCAAATAATTGCACACTTTGTTGCTTATTTATATAATAGAATTTTAACGGTTGATTATAGCCAAGCAGAAATTAACATTAAAAGAATAAAAGAAATTTTTGCTTCTTTAGAAAAAAGAAAGGCCAAAAAATAA
- a CDS encoding phosphotransferase: MITKLPNQGFTNITYFDNEKKLFIKHKNYDSFNHKIDYFVLNNLPFAPEIIGSTKDELVTSWIEGKLILATKITDKQLQEIAHDLITLHDSKLLFPKENQIARRFKVYRGKIKELNRKIPILDQHYKIINKFLAEIDNSAPVHNDLWLANMIQTKNKIYITDWEYASMGDVHFDLAYFIESSNLDQRQEQLFLEAYGDDFEPKYLLAHKVIVNALIALWINARPEKPFDDSLYLNRVNKYVKAYLEQYR, from the coding sequence ATGATTACAAAATTACCTAATCAGGGTTTTACTAACATCACTTACTTCGACAACGAAAAAAAACTTTTCATTAAGCATAAAAACTACGATTCATTTAATCATAAAATTGACTACTTTGTTTTAAACAATTTACCATTTGCTCCTGAAATAATTGGTTCTACCAAAGATGAACTTGTAACCTCATGAATTGAAGGCAAGCTAATTTTAGCCACAAAAATAACTGATAAACAACTTCAAGAAATTGCCCACGATCTAATAACACTACATGACTCTAAGCTTCTTTTCCCTAAAGAAAATCAAATTGCTAGAAGGTTTAAAGTGTATCGTGGCAAAATTAAAGAGCTTAATCGCAAAATTCCGATCTTAGACCAACACTATAAAATCATTAATAAATTTTTAGCCGAAATAGACAACTCGGCTCCTGTTCATAACGATTTATGACTAGCTAACATGATTCAAACTAAAAACAAAATTTACATCACTGACTGAGAATATGCTTCAATGGGAGATGTGCATTTTGATCTTGCTTATTTTATTGAAAGTAGTAATTTAGATCAGCGCCAAGAACAACTTTTTCTAGAAGCTTATGGTGATGATTTCGAACCTAAGTATTTACTAGCACATAAAGTTATTGTCAACGCTTTAATTGCTCTTTGAATAAATGCGCGCCCTGAAAAACCATTTGATGATAGTTTATATTTGAATAGGGTAAATAAGTATGTAAAAGCTTATTTAGAACAATACCGGTAG